In a genomic window of Rhabdothermincola sediminis:
- a CDS encoding LLM class F420-dependent oxidoreductase, producing the protein MDFGLFAPTANPFSTPEWLQALGRGAEELGVHSLWVPEHVVLFDDYASRYPYSADGRIPAPPGSGMLEPFTTLSFLAACTSTVRLGTAICLLPQRNPVYAAKEVATLDWLSNGRVDFGIGVGWLKEEFEVVNVPWERRGARTDEYLEVMKALWCEDPSSYQGEIYTLPPCNMHPKPLQAPHPPLHMGGESDAALRRVARTGQGWFTFNRLPAEVPEGLERLGRALEAAGRDRSEVTVTVCPYFNGCTPEMVEQYAEAGVDQVVALVFAMTAEDMAPALDQLRPCVERARSLSS; encoded by the coding sequence ATGGACTTCGGCCTGTTCGCTCCCACCGCCAATCCGTTCTCGACCCCCGAGTGGCTCCAGGCTCTCGGGCGGGGAGCCGAGGAGCTCGGGGTGCACTCGCTGTGGGTGCCAGAGCACGTGGTGCTCTTCGACGACTACGCCTCGCGCTACCCGTACTCGGCGGACGGCAGGATCCCCGCACCGCCGGGCTCGGGGATGCTCGAGCCCTTTACCACCCTGTCGTTCCTCGCCGCGTGCACCTCCACGGTGCGCCTCGGCACCGCGATCTGCCTGCTCCCCCAGCGCAACCCGGTCTACGCGGCGAAGGAGGTGGCCACCCTCGACTGGCTGTCGAACGGTCGGGTCGACTTCGGCATCGGGGTCGGCTGGTTGAAGGAGGAGTTCGAGGTGGTCAACGTTCCCTGGGAACGGCGAGGGGCGCGCACCGACGAGTACCTCGAGGTGATGAAGGCCCTCTGGTGCGAGGATCCCTCCAGCTACCAGGGCGAGATCTACACGCTGCCACCGTGCAACATGCATCCCAAGCCGCTGCAGGCGCCGCACCCGCCGCTGCACATGGGGGGCGAGAGTGACGCCGCCCTCCGGCGGGTGGCGCGCACGGGGCAGGGCTGGTTCACGTTCAACCGCCTGCCGGCGGAGGTGCCCGAGGGTCTGGAGCGGCTGGGCCGGGCGCTGGAAGCCGCGGGGCGCGACCGCTCGGAGGTGACGGTCACCGTGTGCCCGTACTTCAACGGCTGCACGCCGGAGATGGTCGAGCAGTACGCGGAGGCGGGTGTGGACCAGGTGGTGGCGCTTGTCTTCGCCATGACGGCAGAGGACATGGCCCCCGCTCTGGACCAGCTCCGACCCTGCGTGGAGCGGGCTCGGTCTCTCTCGAGCTGA
- a CDS encoding DUF2332 domain-containing protein produces the protein MTTRSTDPATELAGVLVALADGNFRGYSPTYERIARAWAEDPDLLATALELHPEDKPVSMLPISLLAVVHELVLREPGLTLAAIYQGHDQDPWPAFRDLVTARAPEIRTRLANCSIQTNEVGRSAALIPSLAWITRQLPGRDLALVEIGPSAGLNLLADRFHIEYRDPDGTVLTTGDPHSPVRLHCQLKGATTPPLPQGPLPIVARTGIDLDPVDVRDPDATRWLEACLWPGVTDRQERLRRAIELARHAPHPPQLHTGDVLDLLDPVIEDLPPGAVPVVFSTWALAYLTREGRQDVHDRVAAHGTGRDIVLLTAEYPHVIPWVPAARRPQVEEGTDATLVGVAWWRGSREHSTPLAWTHAHGAWLDWIGGEGSS, from the coding sequence ATGACCACAAGGAGCACGGACCCAGCCACTGAGCTCGCAGGCGTGCTCGTGGCCCTGGCCGACGGCAACTTCCGGGGTTACAGCCCCACCTACGAACGGATCGCCCGGGCCTGGGCCGAGGACCCGGACCTGCTCGCCACGGCCCTCGAGCTGCACCCCGAGGACAAGCCGGTCTCCATGCTGCCCATCTCGCTGCTGGCGGTGGTCCACGAGCTGGTGCTGCGCGAACCCGGACTGACCCTGGCGGCGATCTACCAGGGCCACGACCAGGACCCGTGGCCCGCCTTCCGGGACCTGGTCACCGCCAGGGCGCCGGAGATCCGCACCCGGCTGGCGAACTGCTCGATCCAGACCAACGAGGTCGGGCGCTCCGCGGCCCTCATCCCCTCACTGGCGTGGATCACCCGACAGCTCCCCGGTCGCGACCTGGCCCTGGTCGAGATCGGGCCCAGCGCAGGTCTCAACCTGCTCGCCGACCGCTTCCACATCGAGTACCGCGACCCAGACGGCACCGTGCTGACCACCGGCGACCCCCACTCCCCGGTACGGCTGCACTGCCAGCTCAAAGGCGCCACTACGCCACCGCTGCCGCAGGGTCCGCTGCCCATCGTGGCCCGCACCGGGATCGACCTCGACCCGGTCGACGTCCGCGACCCCGATGCGACCCGATGGCTCGAGGCCTGCCTGTGGCCCGGGGTGACAGACCGGCAGGAGCGGCTCCGGCGGGCGATCGAGCTGGCCCGGCACGCTCCGCACCCACCCCAGCTGCACACGGGCGACGTGCTCGACCTGCTCGATCCGGTCATCGAGGACCTGCCACCGGGCGCGGTGCCGGTGGTCTTCTCCACCTGGGCCCTGGCCTACCTCACCCGCGAGGGGCGACAAGACGTGCACGACCGGGTGGCGGCCCATGGCACAGGTCGCGACATCGTGCTGCTGACCGCCGAGTACCCGCACGTGATCCCCTGGGTTCCCGCTGCTCGCCGCCCGCAGGTGGAGGAAGGCACTGACGCCACCCTGGTCGGGGTGGCGTGGTGGCGCGGGAGCCGAGAGCACTCGACGCCACTCGCCTGGACCCACGCCCACGGAGCCTGGCTCGACTGGATCGGCGGTGAAGGATCGTCGTGA
- a CDS encoding NUDIX hydrolase has product MSPFTLRRRAARVVLLDTRDRVLLINASDPADRTKPPWWEIPGGGMDPHESSAEAAARELWEEAGIRDARVGPCVWVQHARFRFGGWDFDQHERVHVAWLDRPGDEHLHQPRGLEALEAMAFRGHRWWALDELLDSDVPLLPHRLRDHLPDLVAGELPDPPIDITWPSSS; this is encoded by the coding sequence GTGAGCCCCTTCACCCTGCGCCGGCGGGCCGCCCGGGTCGTGTTGCTGGACACCCGCGACCGGGTGCTGCTCATCAACGCCTCCGATCCCGCCGACCGGACCAAGCCGCCGTGGTGGGAGATCCCCGGAGGCGGGATGGACCCGCACGAGTCGAGCGCGGAGGCGGCAGCCCGTGAGCTGTGGGAGGAGGCCGGCATCCGCGACGCCCGTGTCGGGCCGTGCGTGTGGGTGCAGCACGCGCGGTTCCGCTTCGGCGGCTGGGACTTCGACCAGCACGAGCGGGTGCACGTGGCCTGGCTCGACCGCCCGGGCGACGAGCACCTCCACCAGCCGCGGGGCCTCGAGGCGCTGGAGGCGATGGCCTTCCGGGGGCATCGCTGGTGGGCCCTCGACGAACTGCTCGACTCGGACGTGCCGCTGCTGCCCCACCGCCTGCGGGACCACCTACCCGACCTGGTGGCCGGCGAGCTGCCCGACCCGCCCATCGACATCACCTGGCCGAGCTCGAGCTGA
- a CDS encoding TetR/AcrR family transcriptional regulator: MARTDRSTAESLRDQRRREKDRVSRQHILDAAERVFGRKGFHNATLKEVAEQAEFSVGALYGFFDGKDDLFAQVLERQGRALLSAMEQAAGEEGSARGKLHRIADAQLDYFRQRPDFYRLFERELGGATWTFRASLNEAGFERYREVMSFEAGIFREGVEAGELRAGDPEIMAALFSGIMQAYIAQWVFGLDTRGRSAVEEAFPVEALHELIDRAFAAG; the protein is encoded by the coding sequence GTGGCCCGCACCGACCGCAGCACGGCGGAGTCCCTTCGCGACCAGCGGCGCCGGGAGAAGGACCGGGTGAGCCGCCAGCACATCCTCGACGCCGCAGAGCGGGTGTTCGGCCGCAAGGGCTTCCACAACGCCACCTTGAAGGAGGTGGCTGAGCAGGCCGAGTTCTCGGTCGGCGCGCTCTACGGGTTCTTCGACGGCAAGGACGACCTTTTCGCCCAGGTTCTCGAACGCCAGGGGCGAGCACTGCTGTCGGCGATGGAGCAGGCGGCCGGCGAGGAGGGATCGGCGAGGGGGAAGCTGCATCGGATCGCCGACGCGCAACTTGACTACTTCCGGCAACGGCCGGACTTCTACCGGTTGTTCGAGCGCGAGCTCGGCGGGGCGACGTGGACGTTTCGAGCCAGCCTCAACGAGGCGGGCTTCGAGCGCTATCGCGAGGTGATGTCGTTCGAGGCCGGCATCTTCCGCGAGGGAGTGGAGGCCGGTGAGCTGCGTGCCGGGGATCCCGAGATCATGGCGGCGCTGTTCTCCGGGATCATGCAGGCCTACATCGCCCAGTGGGTGTTCGGGCTGGACACCCGGGGGCGCTCCGCGGTGGAGGAGGCGTTTCCGGTGGAGGCACTGCACGAGCTGATCGACCGGGCGTTCGCCGCCGGGTGA
- a CDS encoding thiolase C-terminal domain-containing protein, producing the protein MSTHAGSAAQGPIRPQVTADSRSFWAGCQEGVLRLPACRDCGYVLYPPGPVCPQCRSRSLGPKYLEPEGRVYSLSVSHQPARPDLAVPYTIVIVELDAAPEVRMTMRVRPADQHAGLAIGDPVRIGFEQVDEEFAVPVADPLAGEAGGDRHRSELGRVTFAKVSGGKPEHRAVIAGVGQSEVGRRLMRSELDLTVDAALAAIADAGLAPGDIDGIAAYPGAGIGPPGYAGPHTDQVAAALGLELAWHRAGAEGAGQLQPIIDAVLAVAGGLCTHALVYRTSIESTVGALMRAGAMAPPPVGPAGGFAEWLLPFDAVTPAHWLAPYAARHQHQFGTTRAQLGAVALTARANAARTPGAVMTEPLTIEDYLGSRPIATPLHLLDCDVPVDGSTAVVVSRADRAVDLPGPAVRIEAMGTGVGLRPSWHQWPDLTTMAASGAAATMWARTDLAPADVDVAQLYDGFSFLALFWLEALGFCEHGDGGPFVEGGGRIALGGELPLNTGGGQLSGGRLHGWGLLREACLQLRRQATGRQIEAEVAMVSTGGGPVAGCLLLTRAG; encoded by the coding sequence ATGAGCACGCACGCCGGCAGCGCAGCGCAGGGGCCGATTCGCCCCCAGGTCACGGCCGACTCGAGGAGCTTCTGGGCAGGATGCCAGGAAGGTGTCCTTCGGCTCCCGGCGTGCAGGGACTGTGGCTACGTGCTCTACCCGCCAGGGCCGGTCTGCCCCCAGTGCCGCTCCCGCTCCCTCGGCCCGAAGTACCTGGAGCCCGAGGGTCGCGTCTACAGCCTGAGCGTCAGCCACCAGCCGGCGCGACCGGACCTGGCAGTGCCCTACACCATCGTCATCGTCGAGCTCGACGCCGCGCCCGAGGTGCGCATGACCATGCGGGTCCGCCCCGCGGACCAGCACGCCGGGTTGGCGATCGGCGATCCGGTGCGCATCGGTTTCGAGCAGGTCGACGAGGAGTTCGCCGTGCCGGTCGCCGATCCGCTGGCCGGCGAGGCGGGAGGCGATCGCCATCGCAGCGAGCTGGGCCGGGTCACCTTCGCCAAGGTGTCGGGTGGCAAGCCGGAGCACCGGGCGGTGATCGCCGGGGTGGGCCAGTCGGAGGTCGGCCGGCGGCTGATGCGCAGCGAGCTCGACCTGACCGTCGACGCCGCGCTGGCGGCCATCGCGGATGCCGGCCTGGCGCCTGGCGACATCGACGGCATCGCCGCCTACCCGGGTGCGGGCATCGGCCCGCCGGGCTACGCCGGGCCCCACACCGACCAGGTCGCCGCGGCCCTGGGGCTCGAACTGGCTTGGCACCGGGCCGGGGCCGAAGGCGCCGGCCAGCTCCAGCCGATCATCGACGCGGTGCTCGCCGTGGCCGGCGGGTTGTGCACCCACGCACTCGTGTACCGCACCAGCATCGAGTCGACCGTGGGCGCCTTGATGCGGGCCGGGGCCATGGCCCCACCGCCGGTCGGCCCCGCCGGGGGCTTCGCCGAGTGGCTGCTGCCCTTCGACGCGGTCACCCCTGCGCACTGGCTGGCGCCGTATGCGGCCCGCCACCAGCACCAGTTCGGCACCACCCGGGCACAGCTCGGCGCCGTCGCGCTCACGGCCCGGGCGAACGCGGCTCGCACCCCGGGAGCGGTGATGACCGAGCCGTTGACCATCGAGGACTACCTCGGGTCCCGCCCGATCGCCACACCCCTGCACCTGCTCGACTGCGACGTGCCCGTCGACGGTTCCACCGCGGTGGTGGTGTCGCGGGCCGATCGGGCCGTCGACCTGCCCGGTCCGGCGGTGAGGATCGAGGCGATGGGGACCGGCGTGGGGCTGCGGCCGTCGTGGCACCAGTGGCCGGATCTCACCACCATGGCCGCGTCGGGTGCCGCGGCCACCATGTGGGCCCGCACCGACCTCGCCCCTGCGGACGTGGACGTGGCCCAGCTCTACGACGGCTTCAGCTTCCTGGCGCTGTTCTGGCTGGAGGCGCTCGGGTTCTGTGAGCACGGCGACGGGGGCCCCTTCGTCGAAGGAGGCGGTCGCATCGCGCTCGGCGGGGAGCTGCCCCTGAACACCGGCGGTGGGCAACTCAGCGGGGGGCGCCTCCACGGGTGGGGACTACTGCGAGAGGCCTGCCTGCAGCTGCGGCGGCAGGCCACCGGCCGCCAGATCGAGGCGGAGGTGGCGATGGTGAGCACCGGTGGCGGCCCGGTCGCCGGTTGCCTGCTGCTCACCCGTGCCGGCTGA
- a CDS encoding ArsI/CadI family heavy metal resistance metalloenzyme has product MSRVQLALNVSDLDEAVAFYSRLLGVEPAKRKPGYANFAVADPPLKLVLFETGEGAGERLNHLGIEVDSTDEVVSATARLARSGLGTDVEEQTTCCYAVQDKVWVTDPDGARWEVYTVLADAESFGHPDPAGGLALTTPGAPCCR; this is encoded by the coding sequence ATGTCCCGAGTGCAGCTCGCCCTGAACGTCTCCGACCTCGACGAGGCCGTGGCCTTCTACTCCCGCCTGCTGGGCGTGGAGCCGGCCAAGCGCAAGCCCGGGTACGCCAACTTCGCGGTAGCCGATCCCCCGCTCAAGCTGGTGCTGTTCGAGACCGGCGAGGGAGCGGGCGAGCGCCTCAACCACCTCGGCATCGAGGTCGACAGCACCGACGAGGTGGTGTCCGCCACCGCCCGGCTCGCCCGCAGCGGCCTCGGCACCGACGTCGAAGAGCAGACCACCTGCTGCTACGCGGTGCAGGACAAGGTGTGGGTGACCGATCCCGACGGTGCCCGGTGGGAGGTCTACACGGTCCTCGCGGACGCCGAGTCGTTCGGTCACCCCGACCCGGCCGGCGGCCTGGCGCTCACCACGCCCGGTGCACCCTGCTGCCGGTGA
- a CDS encoding metalloregulator ArsR/SmtB family transcription factor, protein MAGHRQPAVELHGCCPSVAGAPLSEHEAKALADAFAALADPVRVRLLSIIASAEGGDVCACDLVEPVGRSQPTVSHHLKVLHQAGLVDREKRGTWVWYRAVPERLRALQQALAPS, encoded by the coding sequence GTGGCCGGACACCGCCAACCCGCCGTCGAGCTCCACGGGTGCTGCCCGTCGGTCGCCGGGGCCCCACTCAGCGAGCACGAGGCCAAGGCGCTCGCTGATGCCTTCGCCGCGCTCGCGGATCCCGTACGGGTGCGCCTACTGTCGATCATCGCCTCCGCCGAGGGCGGGGACGTGTGCGCCTGCGACCTGGTCGAGCCCGTCGGGCGGAGCCAGCCGACGGTCAGCCATCACCTGAAGGTCCTCCACCAGGCGGGCCTGGTCGATCGGGAGAAGCGGGGCACCTGGGTCTGGTATCGGGCGGTCCCCGAACGCCTCCGGGCCTTGCAGCAGGCGCTCGCGCCCTCCTGA
- a CDS encoding arsenate reductase ArsC yields MTPRPSVLFLCVHNAGRSQMAAALLERHAAGRIDVRSAGSAPAGTLNPAVVEAMAEVGIDLLAAGAHPKKLTADAVEASDVVITMGCGDECPFFPGKRYLDWELDDPAGKPVEQVRPIRDEIDRRVRALAAELLEGRTEAGAG; encoded by the coding sequence ATGACCCCCAGGCCTTCGGTGCTGTTCCTGTGCGTACACAACGCCGGGCGCTCACAGATGGCCGCGGCCCTGCTCGAACGCCACGCCGCCGGCCGCATCGACGTGCGCTCGGCAGGCAGCGCACCCGCGGGCACGCTCAACCCGGCGGTGGTGGAGGCGATGGCCGAGGTCGGCATCGACCTGCTGGCCGCCGGCGCCCACCCGAAGAAGCTCACCGCCGACGCCGTCGAGGCCTCCGACGTGGTGATCACCATGGGTTGCGGCGACGAGTGCCCCTTCTTCCCCGGGAAGCGCTACCTCGACTGGGAGCTCGACGACCCCGCGGGCAAGCCGGTCGAGCAGGTGCGGCCCATCCGCGACGAGATCGATCGGCGGGTCCGAGCGCTCGCGGCCGAGCTGCTCGAGGGCCGGACCGAGGCCGGCGCCGGCTGA
- a CDS encoding TetR family transcriptional regulator: MADLTATDQLTKSQAARRQRVVAAALELGAEGGYDAVQMRDVATRANVALGTIYRYFSSKDHLLAAALVEWARDLERRVAVRPPRGDTTAERVVDVLRRATRAMEKEPRLSAAVVTALSSNDPKVADCQREVGIVMDRIQGLAFPSDFDPALQRRITRALGHVWFSSLVGWVNGWVGISETGDELDSAAHLMLDQFG, translated from the coding sequence ATGGCCGACCTGACCGCCACCGATCAGCTCACCAAGAGCCAGGCGGCTCGCCGCCAGCGCGTGGTGGCGGCTGCGCTGGAGCTCGGCGCGGAAGGTGGGTACGACGCGGTGCAGATGCGTGACGTCGCCACCCGGGCCAACGTCGCCCTGGGCACGATCTACCGCTATTTCTCCTCCAAGGACCACCTGCTCGCCGCGGCGCTCGTCGAGTGGGCGCGCGACCTGGAACGACGGGTCGCGGTGCGCCCACCGCGAGGTGACACCACCGCCGAGCGGGTGGTCGACGTGCTGCGCCGGGCCACCCGGGCGATGGAGAAGGAGCCGAGGCTGAGCGCGGCGGTGGTCACAGCGCTCTCCTCGAACGACCCGAAGGTCGCCGACTGCCAGCGCGAGGTCGGCATCGTGATGGATCGCATTCAGGGCCTCGCCTTCCCGAGTGACTTCGATCCAGCGCTGCAGCGGCGGATCACCCGCGCGCTCGGCCACGTGTGGTTCTCCTCCCTGGTGGGATGGGTCAACGGCTGGGTGGGCATCAGCGAGACGGGCGACGAGCTGGACTCGGCCGCCCACCTCATGCTTGACCAGTTCGGCTGA
- a CDS encoding SDR family oxidoreductase yields MRFEGKVAVVTGAGRGIGEAYAKGLAREGAAVVVAELDADQGERVAGEIRSAGGRAEFVPTDVSDESSTRAMGEAAREAFGGVDYLVNNAAIYGGMKIESLLKVDWNYYNRFMAVNMNGAVLCTRAVYKSMHERGGGAIVNQSSTAAWMGAGFYGIAKLALHGITHTLASELGWRNIRVNAIAPGPTDTEATRSTVDEGILQSIVSGMPLKRLGTVDDMVHACLFLLSDEASWITGHILNVDGGQVMRV; encoded by the coding sequence ATGCGTTTCGAGGGGAAGGTGGCCGTGGTGACCGGCGCCGGCCGGGGCATCGGGGAGGCCTACGCCAAAGGGCTGGCCCGGGAGGGCGCGGCGGTGGTGGTGGCCGAGCTCGACGCCGACCAGGGCGAGCGGGTGGCGGGCGAGATCCGGTCGGCCGGCGGGCGAGCCGAGTTCGTGCCCACCGACGTGTCCGACGAATCCTCCACGAGGGCGATGGGGGAGGCGGCCCGGGAGGCGTTCGGCGGCGTGGACTACCTGGTCAACAACGCGGCGATCTACGGCGGCATGAAGATCGAGAGCCTGCTCAAGGTCGACTGGAACTACTACAACCGCTTCATGGCGGTGAACATGAACGGCGCGGTGCTGTGCACCCGGGCGGTGTACAAGTCGATGCACGAGCGCGGTGGGGGAGCGATCGTCAACCAGTCGTCGACCGCGGCGTGGATGGGTGCCGGCTTCTACGGGATCGCCAAGCTGGCCCTGCACGGCATCACCCACACCCTCGCCAGCGAGCTGGGCTGGCGCAACATCCGGGTGAACGCCATCGCGCCGGGCCCCACTGACACCGAGGCCACCCGCAGCACCGTCGACGAGGGCATCCTGCAGTCCATCGTGTCGGGCATGCCGCTCAAGCGCCTGGGCACGGTGGACGACATGGTCCATGCCTGCCTGTTCCTGCTCTCCGACGAGGCGTCGTGGATCACGGGCCACATCCTCAACGTCGACGGCGGCCAGGTCATGCGGGTCTGA
- a CDS encoding aquaporin, which yields MSDQPLSRRLLAELTGTAFLLAAVVGSGIMATRLTGDVGLQLLINAVATAGALLALLAALGPVSGAHLNPAVTLAMLASGTLPRSETPLYIGAQVTGAGAGVVVANLMFGLPAVSTSTVDRSGGGLLLGESVATLGLLLVVFGVVRSTQRSWIPVAVAAYIGAAYFFTSSTSFANPAVTLARTLSDTFAGIAPASVPAFLAAQAAGLVAALGLIRVLFPDPDTIAADLPRPYEEDPTR from the coding sequence GTGAGCGACCAGCCGCTCTCGCGCCGCCTCCTCGCCGAGCTCACCGGCACCGCGTTCCTGCTGGCTGCGGTCGTCGGGTCGGGCATCATGGCCACCCGACTCACGGGTGATGTCGGCCTGCAGCTGCTCATCAACGCCGTGGCCACCGCCGGTGCGCTGCTCGCGCTGCTGGCGGCCCTCGGGCCGGTGTCCGGCGCGCACCTCAACCCGGCCGTCACGCTGGCCATGCTCGCCTCCGGCACACTCCCACGCTCGGAGACCCCGCTGTACATCGGCGCCCAGGTCACCGGAGCGGGTGCCGGCGTGGTGGTGGCCAACCTCATGTTCGGCCTGCCCGCCGTCAGCACCTCCACCGTCGATCGCAGTGGAGGAGGTTTGCTGCTCGGGGAGTCGGTGGCCACGCTCGGCCTGCTGCTCGTCGTCTTCGGGGTGGTGCGCTCCACGCAGCGCTCGTGGATCCCCGTGGCCGTCGCGGCCTACATCGGAGCCGCGTACTTCTTCACGTCGTCGACGTCGTTCGCCAACCCGGCCGTGACCCTGGCCCGCACCCTGTCGGACACCTTCGCCGGCATCGCCCCCGCCTCGGTGCCGGCGTTCCTCGCCGCGCAGGCCGCAGGCCTGGTGGCGGCGCTCGGGCTGATCCGCGTCCTGTTCCCCGACCCCGACACCATCGCCGCGGACCTGCCGCGCCCCTACGAGGAGGATCCCACCCGATGA
- a CDS encoding SDR family NAD(P)-dependent oxidoreductase, which produces MFDLSGRVALITGAGQNLGAEIARVLANNGAAVVVNDLFPDRAGAVASAISAAGGMAIAIEADVTDLEAVGQMVSEAEARLGPVDILVNNAGVPPNPSWDLLPFHQTSPESWRAWIDINLYGVLHCCHATVGGMVERGWGRVVNIVSDAGRTGEGLLAVYCAAKAGAAGFSRALAKEVAPHGVTVNALALGTLGPPGGDPELVQRMARRYPVGRIGAPADIAPAVLWLASDEASWVTGQTIPINGGYATS; this is translated from the coding sequence ATGTTCGACCTGAGCGGCAGGGTCGCGCTGATCACCGGCGCCGGCCAGAACCTCGGCGCCGAGATCGCGCGGGTGCTCGCGAACAACGGCGCGGCGGTGGTGGTCAACGACCTGTTCCCCGATCGCGCCGGGGCCGTGGCCAGCGCGATCAGCGCCGCCGGTGGCATGGCGATCGCCATCGAGGCCGACGTCACCGATCTCGAGGCGGTGGGGCAGATGGTGTCGGAGGCCGAGGCGCGGCTCGGGCCGGTCGACATCCTGGTCAACAATGCGGGAGTCCCACCCAACCCGTCCTGGGACCTGCTCCCGTTCCACCAGACCAGCCCGGAGAGCTGGCGGGCGTGGATCGACATCAACCTCTATGGGGTCCTGCACTGCTGCCACGCCACCGTCGGCGGGATGGTGGAGCGTGGCTGGGGCCGGGTGGTCAACATCGTGAGCGACGCGGGCCGCACGGGTGAGGGTCTGCTGGCGGTCTACTGCGCGGCCAAGGCCGGTGCGGCCGGCTTCAGCCGGGCGCTCGCCAAGGAGGTCGCCCCCCACGGGGTCACGGTCAACGCCCTGGCACTCGGCACGCTCGGCCCTCCCGGTGGGGACCCGGAGCTCGTCCAGCGGATGGCCCGCCGGTATCCCGTGGGCCGCATCGGGGCACCGGCGGACATCGCCCCCGCGGTGCTGTGGCTGGCCAGCGACGAAGCCTCGTGGGTGACCGGCCAGACCATCCCCATCAACGGCGGGTACGCGACCAGCTGA
- a CDS encoding SDR family oxidoreductase yields MSDDESRQVSTGAWGQDTDVAPRVAVVTGASAGIGRAIAVGLGELGWTVAIGARRADRLEETAAAVRAAGGTPWSHPLDVTDDASVDAFFADLEAELGPAHAVVNNAGVGYLGAIAETTTERLRAAVDTNLLGALYCTRAATAAMLRAGIAGDVVFISSDSIQQPYPHMLTYGATKAAIEYLAAGLDVELGGTGIRVTTVRLGPTVSEFNTTWTDEDMIAFMHAWERLGIKQDFNYIPAEAVAHAVITALSAPRGTKVSLLSVRPEVTRSADPRQMWADAADQGRSRARASRDAKGR; encoded by the coding sequence GTGAGCGACGACGAGAGCCGTCAGGTATCGACTGGGGCATGGGGGCAGGACACCGATGTCGCCCCCCGGGTCGCGGTGGTGACCGGCGCGTCCGCCGGCATCGGGCGAGCGATAGCGGTGGGCCTCGGTGAGCTGGGATGGACCGTCGCCATCGGCGCTCGGCGCGCCGACCGCCTGGAGGAGACCGCGGCAGCGGTACGGGCCGCAGGCGGCACGCCCTGGTCACACCCCCTGGACGTCACCGACGACGCGTCGGTCGACGCCTTCTTCGCTGACCTCGAAGCCGAGCTGGGGCCGGCGCACGCGGTGGTGAACAACGCCGGCGTCGGCTACCTGGGCGCCATCGCCGAGACGACCACCGAGCGCCTGCGGGCCGCGGTCGACACCAACCTGCTCGGTGCTCTTTACTGCACCCGCGCCGCCACGGCGGCGATGCTGCGCGCCGGCATCGCCGGCGACGTGGTGTTCATCAGCAGCGACTCGATCCAGCAGCCCTACCCGCACATGCTCACCTACGGGGCCACCAAGGCCGCGATCGAGTACCTCGCCGCGGGGCTCGACGTCGAGCTCGGCGGCACCGGCATCCGGGTGACCACGGTGCGGCTCGGGCCCACGGTCAGCGAGTTCAACACCACCTGGACGGACGAGGACATGATCGCCTTCATGCACGCCTGGGAGCGGCTGGGCATCAAGCAGGACTTCAACTACATCCCAGCCGAGGCGGTGGCCCACGCGGTGATCACCGCCCTGAGCGCGCCCCGGGGCACCAAGGTAAGCCTGCTGTCCGTGCGCCCCGAGGTGACCCGCAGCGCCGATCCCCGCCAGATGTGGGCCGACGCCGCCGACCAGGGGCGCAGCCGGGCCAGGGCGAGCCGCGACGCGAAGGGGCGCTGA